From the genome of Streptomyces sp. NBC_01260, one region includes:
- a CDS encoding non-ribosomal peptide synthetase encodes MARRTLQAPGLGPDQKFSECCDDPGRLDELSAVLRAVFAVDLTSAELGREGTAAAVAERTARGRPRTRGHEVEAGSAPRTGNATEASFGQSGIWLIDQYLPTPEAYNGPFLVRLPFRLDGERLRRSVAGVLRRQEVLRTTYTLRDARLLQIVSDDDTAFHYRVEHYGGEKELDAIAQRVANVRFDLEHGPVTSVTCALGPGEESAIVCNIHHIASDAASAGVFLRELLDAYDRNGRGLPVEAVPGRPDYADFAHWHREHLTPRRTAELLDEWADRLAGELPVLDLPADRPRPAAQEHRGATVPLRVPAEVTERLERLAEREGVTLFMALLAVYGVFLGKLTRQERVLIGSPVSLRDDAQTRDLIGYFVNMVVLRQDVTGSMSVREVLRQAREEVADALRLKWAPFDKVVERLKPERNSAHTPVLQTMLVLTDPASAQCVHDGTPLTVRRDMAHGAKYDLSVVFAREEDGLHGTLEYDSHLFDQATARSMSERLGRLVDRFAAAGPDALVRDLGLLADGEERDLLARNDLVDRSARPVPVGELFERQVAATPDAVAVTDGGRSWTYRELDERANRLAHVLREEGAGAGRRVGISLPRSFDMIVGLLGVVKSGASYVPMDPSYPPERVAYMLDDAGVFLVLTDSTFDAELPSGTRLFEIDREADRTAAADLTTPGRTRTPDDEAYVVYTSGSTGAPKGVVIRDRTVGNLIRAQHRISPCGAEGTTLQYMTLSFDVSVMEILGTLCVGGTLTLIPGELQKDLHRLAAFVAEHGVTRLYLPYVALQRFAAIAVAEGLRCEGLREVTSVGEALVVSPQIREFFDRHPRARLLNMYGPSETHLATWHELSGDPGEWPEAPAIGRPVDGMRLLVLGPDRELLPPGVTGELYIGGPHLSPGYHARPEETALRFVADPFGRGGDLLYRTGDLVRWNGRGDLEYLGRADDQIKIRGYRIEPTEVEAALDALDGVKSSAVVAVGFGAGDRRLVAAVTGDGADDDGRLRAALATRLPDYMLPAHIVRLDRLPTTPSGKTDRGGLAARLAGELRDRRADDRAGAAEQPRAGTEHEIADQWSDVLGTGSMGRDDDFFTLGGNSIIATELVYRLRRLFDIDIPLRTLFDNPTVSGMAARIEERRAGDTTAFTAPAADLRGDVTLPDTVRAGDRESAPVAAATAVLLTGATGFLGSYLLRDLAAVPGSTVNCLVRAADSHAALQRLRATAALYGIADDIAWERVRAVPGDLTRARMGLSDADHAELTGSVQVVYHAAAHINFVLPYASVKPANVDGLRSVLEFAATGRLKPVHYMSTIAVFAPGQGAGPITEEAVPETCEGLGIGYTRSKWVAEGIARLARERGMPVTVYRIGRISGDSVSGACQADDFLWRQIKSFIELGSAPPAEELTTDLLPVDFVSRAVVALSRDPSADGATFHLFHPRGSDFTPVHAAVRECGYTLDTVPADEWLTRLEESARLPGSNALAAAVPLFREGALELGENTYGNEKTSRLLERLGLHYPDIDRRSLSRMIRYFGSTGQLTGQLTGPHQARQTA; translated from the coding sequence TTGGCGCGGAGAACGCTCCAGGCGCCCGGTCTCGGGCCGGACCAGAAATTCTCCGAGTGCTGCGACGATCCCGGGCGGCTGGACGAACTGAGCGCGGTCCTGCGGGCCGTGTTCGCCGTCGACCTGACGTCCGCGGAACTCGGCCGCGAGGGCACCGCGGCAGCAGTGGCCGAGCGCACCGCGCGTGGGCGCCCTCGTACCCGCGGGCACGAGGTGGAAGCCGGCTCCGCGCCGCGGACCGGCAACGCGACGGAGGCCTCGTTCGGCCAGAGCGGTATCTGGCTCATCGACCAGTACCTCCCCACACCGGAGGCGTACAACGGGCCGTTCCTGGTCCGCCTGCCGTTCCGGCTCGACGGGGAACGGCTGCGCCGCTCCGTTGCCGGGGTGCTGCGCCGACAGGAAGTGCTGCGCACCACCTACACGTTGCGCGACGCCCGGCTCCTCCAGATCGTCTCCGACGACGACACGGCCTTCCACTACCGCGTCGAGCACTACGGCGGCGAGAAGGAACTGGACGCCATCGCCCAGCGGGTGGCGAACGTCCGCTTCGACCTGGAGCACGGGCCGGTGACCTCGGTGACCTGTGCGCTCGGGCCGGGCGAGGAGAGCGCGATCGTCTGCAACATCCACCACATCGCCTCGGACGCCGCCTCGGCCGGTGTGTTCCTGCGGGAACTCCTCGACGCCTACGACCGGAACGGGCGGGGTCTGCCCGTGGAGGCGGTGCCCGGCCGTCCGGACTACGCGGACTTCGCGCACTGGCACCGCGAGCACCTGACGCCGAGGAGGACCGCGGAACTGCTCGACGAGTGGGCCGACCGGCTGGCCGGAGAACTGCCCGTGCTCGATCTGCCGGCGGACCGCCCCCGGCCCGCGGCGCAGGAACACCGGGGAGCCACCGTGCCCCTGCGTGTTCCGGCCGAAGTGACCGAGCGGCTGGAGCGGCTGGCGGAACGCGAGGGCGTGACGCTGTTCATGGCCCTGCTCGCGGTGTACGGCGTGTTCCTCGGCAAGCTGACACGTCAGGAACGCGTGCTCATCGGTTCGCCGGTCTCGCTGCGCGACGACGCGCAGACCCGGGACCTCATCGGCTACTTCGTCAACATGGTCGTCCTGCGCCAGGACGTCACGGGCTCGATGAGCGTGCGCGAGGTCCTGCGGCAGGCGCGCGAGGAGGTCGCCGACGCGCTGCGGCTGAAGTGGGCCCCCTTCGACAAGGTCGTCGAGCGTCTGAAGCCTGAGCGCAACAGCGCTCACACCCCCGTCCTCCAGACGATGCTCGTGCTGACCGATCCGGCCTCCGCGCAGTGCGTCCACGACGGCACCCCGCTGACCGTCCGGCGCGACATGGCGCACGGCGCGAAGTACGACCTCTCCGTGGTGTTCGCCCGCGAGGAGGACGGACTGCACGGCACGCTCGAGTACGACTCGCACCTCTTCGACCAGGCCACGGCGAGGAGCATGAGCGAGCGTCTGGGCCGGCTGGTGGACCGGTTCGCGGCGGCCGGGCCGGACGCCCTCGTCCGCGATCTCGGCCTGCTGGCCGACGGCGAGGAGCGGGATCTGCTGGCCCGCAACGACCTGGTGGACCGGTCCGCGCGCCCCGTGCCGGTGGGCGAGCTGTTCGAGCGGCAGGTGGCGGCCACACCGGACGCCGTCGCGGTGACGGACGGCGGCCGCTCGTGGACGTACCGGGAACTGGACGAACGGGCCAACCGGCTCGCCCACGTCCTGCGCGAGGAGGGGGCGGGGGCGGGCCGCCGGGTGGGCATCAGCCTGCCCCGCTCGTTCGACATGATCGTCGGGCTGCTCGGCGTCGTGAAGTCGGGTGCCTCCTACGTCCCGATGGACCCGTCGTACCCGCCGGAGCGGGTGGCGTACATGCTCGACGACGCCGGTGTCTTCCTCGTGCTCACCGACAGCACGTTCGACGCGGAGCTCCCCTCCGGAACGCGGTTGTTCGAGATCGACCGGGAAGCGGACCGGACGGCTGCGGCCGACCTCACGACGCCGGGCCGAACCAGGACGCCCGACGACGAGGCCTACGTGGTCTACACCTCCGGGTCGACCGGTGCCCCGAAGGGCGTGGTCATCCGGGACCGCACGGTGGGCAATCTCATCCGCGCCCAGCACCGGATCTCTCCCTGTGGAGCCGAGGGCACCACTCTGCAGTACATGACGCTCTCCTTCGACGTCTCCGTGATGGAGATCCTGGGGACGCTCTGCGTCGGGGGCACGCTCACCCTGATACCCGGGGAGCTTCAGAAGGACCTGCACCGGTTGGCCGCGTTCGTCGCGGAGCACGGTGTCACGCGCCTGTACCTGCCCTATGTCGCGCTCCAGCGGTTCGCCGCGATAGCGGTCGCGGAGGGCCTGCGGTGCGAGGGGCTGCGCGAGGTCACCTCCGTGGGCGAGGCCCTGGTCGTCTCCCCGCAGATCCGGGAGTTCTTCGACCGGCACCCCCGGGCCCGGCTGCTCAACATGTACGGCCCCTCCGAGACCCATCTGGCCACCTGGCACGAGCTGTCCGGTGACCCCGGCGAGTGGCCCGAGGCACCGGCCATCGGCCGTCCGGTCGACGGCATGCGACTGCTCGTCCTCGGCCCCGACCGTGAACTCCTCCCTCCCGGCGTCACGGGCGAGCTGTACATCGGCGGTCCGCACCTCTCGCCCGGCTACCACGCCAGGCCCGAGGAGACGGCGCTGCGCTTCGTCGCCGATCCGTTCGGCCGGGGCGGCGACCTCCTCTACCGCACCGGCGACCTCGTACGGTGGAACGGGCGCGGTGACCTGGAGTACCTGGGCCGCGCCGACGACCAGATCAAGATCCGCGGCTACCGCATCGAACCCACCGAGGTCGAGGCCGCCCTCGACGCCCTCGACGGGGTGAAGAGCTCGGCGGTGGTGGCGGTCGGGTTCGGAGCGGGCGACCGGCGGCTGGTCGCCGCGGTCACGGGGGACGGCGCCGATGACGACGGGCGGCTGCGGGCCGCGCTGGCCACACGTCTGCCGGACTACATGCTGCCCGCACACATCGTCCGCCTGGACCGGCTCCCCACCACCCCGAGCGGGAAGACCGACCGCGGTGGACTGGCCGCCAGGCTGGCCGGCGAACTGCGCGACCGGCGCGCGGACGACCGCGCAGGAGCGGCGGAACAGCCCAGGGCCGGAACCGAGCACGAGATAGCCGACCAGTGGTCGGACGTGCTGGGAACCGGGTCCATGGGGCGGGACGACGACTTCTTCACGCTGGGCGGCAACAGCATCATCGCCACCGAACTGGTCTACCGCCTGCGGCGGCTGTTCGACATCGACATACCGCTGCGGACCCTGTTCGACAACCCCACCGTCTCCGGCATGGCCGCGCGGATCGAGGAACGGCGCGCCGGCGACACCACGGCGTTCACGGCGCCCGCGGCCGACCTGCGCGGCGATGTGACCCTGCCGGACACGGTACGGGCCGGCGACCGTGAATCGGCCCCGGTGGCCGCCGCGACCGCGGTCCTGCTGACCGGCGCGACCGGCTTCCTCGGCAGCTACCTCCTGCGGGACCTGGCAGCCGTACCAGGCAGTACGGTCAACTGCCTGGTACGCGCCGCCGATTCGCACGCCGCCCTGCAACGACTGCGCGCCACGGCCGCCCTGTACGGCATCGCGGACGACATCGCCTGGGAACGCGTGCGCGCCGTGCCCGGAGACCTCACCCGCGCGCGCATGGGACTGTCCGACGCGGACCACGCGGAACTGACCGGTTCGGTCCAGGTGGTCTACCACGCGGCGGCGCACATCAACTTCGTCCTCCCGTACGCCTCGGTGAAACCGGCCAACGTCGACGGTCTGCGGTCCGTGCTGGAGTTCGCCGCCACGGGGCGGCTCAAGCCGGTGCACTACATGTCGACCATCGCGGTGTTCGCCCCTGGCCAGGGCGCCGGACCGATCACCGAGGAGGCGGTGCCCGAAACCTGCGAGGGGCTCGGCATCGGTTACACCCGGAGCAAGTGGGTGGCCGAGGGGATCGCACGGCTGGCGCGTGAACGCGGCATGCCGGTGACCGTCTACCGTATCGGCCGGATCTCCGGCGACAGCGTCAGCGGTGCCTGCCAGGCCGACGACTTCCTGTGGCGCCAGATCAAGAGCTTCATCGAACTCGGTTCGGCCCCGCCCGCCGAGGAGCTGACGACGGACCTGCTGCCGGTGGACTTCGTCAGCCGGGCCGTCGTCGCCCTCTCCCGCGATCCCTCCGCCGACGGCGCGACGTTCCACCTCTTCCACCCGCGTGGCTCCGACTTCACCCCGGTGCACGCCGCCGTCCGCGAGTGCGGCTACACGCTGGACACGGTGCCGGCCGACGAGTGGCTGACGCGCCTGGAGGAATCGGCCCGTCTTCCCGGGAGCAACGCCCTCGCGGCAGCCGTCCCGCTGTTCCGGGAAGGTGCGCTGGAACTCGGCGAGAACACCTACGGCAACGAGAAGACGTCGCGGCTGCTCGAACGCCTGGGGCTGCACTACCCCGACATCGACCGCCGCTCCCTCTCCCGCATGATCCGCTACTTCGGCTCGACCGGGCAGCTGACCGGGCAGCTGACCGGCCCGCACCAAGCGCGGCAGACCGCGTAG
- a CDS encoding non-ribosomal peptide synthetase has protein sequence MRDNSEAVALAQGTLRVTYDQLNRRANRMARHLVAQGVTRGDRIGVHMGRSPDLYAVVLAALKAGGCVVPLDPAHPTEYVGRILHEAGASLVVCDDPGGLPHGAREGALALHDLVRRSEDLDDGDADRGIGPEDTAFLMYTSGSTGKPKGVRIAHRGLARLGLHNGALDITPQDGLTQSAAFSFAASTIEIWLALLHGATLLPMPPGLPSLPALREAVEERGATVLSLPCGLFNALVDHEPECLRNVRIVLLSGDFPSPAHLRRAMAHTDATLYNGYGCTENSSITALYPLTSADEVDGRALVPIGKPLPAVTLDVYDPAMRPCGIDEVGELCVGGTGVAQGYAGRPELTAEKFTPAPDGGLLYHTGDLARRTADGDVVLVGRSDSMVKIRGFRVETSAVTLAVRALDGIGDAAVKAFEDDTREKRLVAFYTTRDGTPADPSDLVRRLSEQLPSYMVPSSFRHLEKMPTNVNGKIDRTALILPGPSGTPKQKSTEEKGGTVMQNPLEAVVLQSWIEISGMDDFSTTDSFLGHGGNSLHFVQLASRLQKIFGIEITTESVFRHGTVEQLARFIEETRDQARSTSTSNG, from the coding sequence GTGCGCGACAACAGCGAGGCCGTAGCTCTGGCGCAAGGCACGCTACGCGTCACGTATGACCAGCTCAACCGGCGAGCCAACCGCATGGCACGTCATCTCGTCGCCCAGGGGGTGACGAGAGGCGACCGCATCGGTGTGCACATGGGCCGGTCCCCGGATCTCTACGCCGTCGTACTCGCGGCCCTCAAGGCCGGCGGGTGCGTGGTGCCGCTCGACCCCGCGCATCCCACGGAGTACGTCGGCCGCATCCTGCACGAAGCCGGCGCGTCGCTGGTGGTCTGCGACGACCCGGGTGGCCTTCCCCACGGCGCTCGCGAGGGCGCACTCGCACTGCACGACCTGGTGCGGCGCAGCGAGGACCTGGACGACGGCGACGCGGACCGCGGCATCGGGCCGGAGGACACCGCGTTCCTCATGTACACCTCCGGTTCCACGGGCAAGCCCAAGGGCGTCCGGATCGCGCACCGCGGACTGGCGCGGCTGGGCCTCCACAACGGCGCCCTCGACATCACCCCGCAGGACGGCCTGACCCAGTCGGCCGCGTTCTCCTTCGCCGCCTCGACCATCGAGATCTGGCTCGCCCTGCTGCACGGCGCCACGCTGCTGCCGATGCCGCCCGGACTGCCGTCGCTCCCCGCGCTGCGCGAGGCCGTGGAGGAACGGGGCGCGACCGTGCTCAGTCTTCCGTGCGGCCTGTTCAACGCCCTGGTCGACCACGAACCGGAGTGTCTGAGGAACGTGCGGATCGTGCTGCTCAGCGGCGACTTCCCCTCCCCCGCCCACCTGCGCAGAGCCATGGCGCACACCGACGCGACCCTCTACAACGGCTACGGCTGCACGGAGAACTCCTCGATCACCGCCCTGTACCCGCTGACGTCGGCCGACGAGGTGGACGGCCGGGCCTTGGTGCCGATCGGCAAGCCGCTCCCGGCGGTCACGCTGGACGTGTACGACCCGGCGATGCGCCCCTGCGGCATCGACGAGGTGGGGGAACTGTGCGTGGGCGGGACCGGCGTGGCCCAGGGGTACGCCGGCCGGCCGGAGCTGACCGCCGAGAAGTTCACCCCGGCACCCGACGGCGGGCTGCTCTACCACACGGGCGATCTGGCACGGCGGACCGCGGACGGCGACGTGGTGCTGGTCGGACGGTCCGACAGCATGGTGAAGATCCGCGGGTTCCGGGTGGAGACCAGTGCCGTCACCCTGGCGGTGCGCGCCCTCGACGGGATCGGGGACGCGGCGGTGAAGGCGTTCGAGGACGACACCCGCGAAAAGCGTCTCGTCGCCTTCTACACCACCCGTGACGGCACACCGGCCGACCCCTCGGACCTGGTCCGCCGGCTCTCGGAGCAGTTGCCCTCCTACATGGTCCCCTCCTCCTTCCGTCATCTCGAGAAGATGCCGACGAACGTGAACGGAAAGATCGACCGCACCGCGCTCATCCTTCCCGGGCCATCCGGTACCCCGAAGCAGAAGTCCACCGAAGAGAAAGGCGGAACAGTTATGCAGAACCCGCTCGAAGCAGTCGTCCTGCAGTCCTGGATCGAGATTTCTGGAATGGACGACTTCTCGACCACCGACTCCTTCCTGGGCCATGGCGGGAATTCCCTCCATTTCGTGCAACTGGCCTCCCGTCTACAGAAGATATTCGGGATCGAAATCACCACCGAGTCGGTTTTCCGGCACGGCACGGTAGAACAGCTGGCGCGTTTCATCGAAGAGACCCGTGATCAGGCGCGGAGCACCTCGACGTCCAACGGCTGA
- a CDS encoding MarR family winged helix-turn-helix transcriptional regulator: MTPRDGSMSPWSPEPSGLEAALTHLQCLLVARRSRANPEGVNWHQYDVLELLRVRSSMRPSELSDALDVSRQTTSKALRVLKDLNLVTQRALGEDRRELSTSLTPEGEAFLARIARGRQDIGQLAASVLTEGEGALFAEFCEKVAAAMEAEPVR, from the coding sequence ATGACTCCACGAGACGGCTCGATGTCCCCCTGGTCCCCGGAACCCAGCGGTCTGGAGGCGGCCCTGACCCACCTGCAGTGTCTTCTGGTCGCACGCCGGTCACGCGCCAACCCCGAGGGCGTCAACTGGCACCAGTACGACGTCCTGGAACTGCTGCGGGTACGGAGCTCCATGAGGCCCTCCGAACTGAGCGACGCGCTCGACGTCTCCCGGCAGACCACGTCGAAGGCCCTGCGCGTGCTCAAGGACCTGAACCTGGTGACCCAGAGGGCCTTGGGGGAGGACCGGCGCGAACTGAGCACCTCCCTCACCCCCGAGGGGGAGGCGTTCCTTGCCCGGATCGCCCGGGGCCGCCAGGACATCGGGCAGCTCGCCGCCTCCGTTCTGACCGAGGGCGAGGGCGCCCTGTTCGCGGAGTTCTGCGAGAAGGTGGCCGCAGCCATGGAGGCCGAACCCGTACGGTGA
- a CDS encoding WD40/YVTN/BNR-like repeat-containing protein, giving the protein MTDVLLTVGTRKGLFIGRRHDGAWKFDGPHFNAQAIYSVAIDTRREVPRLLVGGDSAHWGPSVFHSDDLGATWIEPKRPAVKFPEFTGTSLERVWQLHPAGPEAPDVVYAGTEPAALFRSRDSGESFELVRPLWEHPTRSKWVPGGGGEGLHTVLTDERDAQAVTVAVSTAGVFRTADGGESWTPANKGVSAVFLPDPNPEFGQCVHKVSRDAVDPDRLYLQNHWGVFRSDDAGSNWTDIGEGLPSDFGFAVAAHPHRADTAYVFPINADADRVPAEHRCRVFRTRDAGDSWEPLSAGLPEGAHYGTVLRDALCTDDADPAGVYFGNRNGEVYASADDGDSWQQLITHLPDVLCVRAAAVGG; this is encoded by the coding sequence ATGACCGATGTTCTGCTCACCGTGGGTACCCGCAAAGGACTCTTCATCGGCCGCAGGCACGACGGCGCGTGGAAGTTCGACGGTCCGCACTTCAATGCGCAGGCGATCTACTCGGTCGCCATCGACACCCGCCGGGAGGTGCCCCGGCTGCTGGTCGGCGGCGACAGCGCGCACTGGGGCCCCTCCGTCTTCCACTCCGACGACCTGGGCGCCACCTGGATCGAGCCCAAGCGGCCGGCCGTGAAATTCCCGGAGTTCACCGGGACGTCGCTGGAGCGGGTCTGGCAGCTGCATCCGGCGGGCCCGGAGGCCCCCGACGTCGTGTACGCGGGCACCGAGCCGGCCGCGCTGTTCCGGTCGCGGGACAGCGGCGAGTCGTTCGAGCTGGTCCGCCCGCTCTGGGAGCATCCGACGCGTTCGAAATGGGTGCCGGGCGGGGGCGGCGAGGGGCTGCACACGGTCCTGACCGACGAGCGGGACGCACAGGCGGTGACGGTCGCGGTCTCCACCGCGGGGGTGTTCAGGACCGCGGACGGCGGGGAGAGCTGGACCCCGGCCAACAAGGGGGTGTCGGCCGTCTTCCTGCCGGACCCGAACCCGGAGTTCGGCCAGTGCGTGCACAAGGTCAGCCGGGACGCGGTCGATCCCGACCGGCTCTACCTCCAGAACCACTGGGGCGTGTTCCGCAGCGACGACGCCGGGAGCAACTGGACGGACATCGGCGAGGGGCTGCCCTCCGACTTCGGCTTCGCCGTGGCCGCGCATCCGCACCGGGCGGACACGGCGTACGTCTTCCCGATCAACGCCGACGCCGACCGGGTACCGGCCGAGCACCGCTGCCGGGTCTTTCGCACCCGCGACGCCGGCGACAGCTGGGAGCCCCTGTCCGCGGGACTCCCGGAGGGAGCTCATTACGGCACGGTGCTGCGCGACGCGCTCTGCACGGACGACGCCGATCCGGCGGGGGTCTACTTCGGCAACCGCAACGGCGAGGTGTACGCGAGCGCGGACGACGGCGACAGCTGGCAGCAGCTCATCACGCACCTGCCGGATGTCCTGTGCGTCCGCGCGGCGGCCGTCGGCGGTTGA
- a CDS encoding LacI family DNA-binding transcriptional regulator, with amino-acid sequence MSPANVQSHQENAPAGEPSEGTATLAEIARAAGVSTPTVSKVLNGRADVAPGTRTKVEELLLVHGYRRRRGSTTQSQLIDLVFHELDSAWAMEVVRGVENVAREEGLSLVLSESAGRLTPGQTWVDGVLARRPVGVILVLSDLTAAQRAQLTSRSIPYAVVDPAGDPGDDVPSVGTTNWQGGLAATRHLTALGHRRIGVISGPSRMMCSRARVDGYRAALETAGLPIDPALVREGEFQHEAGYTAGLELLRQADRPTAVFAGNDLQALGVYEAARELGLRIPEDLSVVGFDDLPLTRWIGPPLTTVRQPLIEMAETAARLVLDLGRGRQPATTRVDLATNLVVRSSTAAPCR; translated from the coding sequence ATGAGCCCCGCAAACGTCCAGTCACATCAGGAGAATGCGCCTGCCGGCGAACCGTCGGAAGGCACCGCCACCCTGGCGGAAATCGCCCGAGCGGCCGGAGTCTCGACTCCGACAGTTTCGAAGGTGCTGAACGGGCGCGCCGATGTCGCCCCGGGTACCCGCACCAAGGTGGAGGAGCTGCTGCTGGTGCACGGCTACCGCCGCAGACGCGGCTCCACCACCCAGTCCCAGCTCATCGACCTGGTCTTCCACGAGCTGGACAGCGCCTGGGCCATGGAGGTCGTCCGCGGGGTGGAGAACGTCGCCAGGGAGGAAGGGCTGAGCCTGGTCCTCTCGGAGAGCGCGGGCCGGCTCACCCCGGGGCAGACCTGGGTGGACGGGGTGCTGGCCCGCCGGCCGGTCGGGGTGATCCTGGTGCTCTCGGACCTCACCGCCGCCCAGCGCGCCCAGCTGACCAGCCGCAGCATCCCCTACGCGGTCGTCGACCCGGCGGGCGATCCCGGCGACGACGTCCCCTCGGTCGGGACGACGAACTGGCAGGGCGGCCTGGCCGCCACCCGGCATCTCACCGCGCTCGGGCACCGCCGGATCGGGGTCATCAGCGGCCCGTCCCGGATGATGTGCAGCCGGGCCCGGGTGGACGGCTACCGCGCCGCCCTGGAGACCGCGGGCCTGCCGATCGATCCCGCGCTGGTCCGCGAGGGCGAGTTCCAGCACGAGGCGGGCTACACCGCGGGCCTGGAGCTGCTGCGGCAGGCCGACCGGCCGACCGCGGTCTTCGCCGGCAACGACCTGCAGGCGCTCGGCGTGTACGAGGCGGCGAGGGAGCTGGGCCTGCGCATCCCCGAGGACCTCAGCGTCGTCGGCTTCGACGACCTGCCGCTCACCCGGTGGATCGGACCGCCGCTGACCACGGTGCGCCAGCCGCTCATAGAGATGGCCGAGACCGCGGCCCGCCTGGTCCTCGACCTGGGCCGGGGCCGGCAGCCGGCGACGACCCGGGTCGACCTGGCCACCAATCTGGTGGTGCGCAGCAGCACGGCCGCACCCTGCCGCTGA
- a CDS encoding extracellular solute-binding protein gives MVMAGLLAGCGSDSDSGGSATLTAYVYGDDAVKIQEAAVKEFNKTSDVKVKLVPVPGTDYVNKLRSAMGSPSAPDIFYNWGGGSIKPYVDAKQVVDLTSTIKNDPTLKDGFLPSIVAAGSLDGKMYGIPMRGMQPVMLFYNKTLFAQNKLQPPTTWEDMQKAITVFKGKGITPFALGGSDKWPELMWMEYLLDRIGGPEVFGRIQGGDSSGWGDPAVLKAARTVRELVDGGAFGKNFNSVDYGNGGAPTLLNKGKAAMHLMGSWEYSTQLGKAPAFARKDLGWTAFPTVAGGVGDPADVVGNPTNYWSVNTRTKHKDAAIAFLKTMAAESYSKALVDNGDIPTTSNAASTLDSSPNPQFAHDQYTMVQKAPSFTLSWDQALESQIATPLLTEISKLFAGKSTPEQFVTAMKAVK, from the coding sequence ATGGTCATGGCCGGCCTGCTGGCCGGATGCGGCTCCGACAGCGACAGCGGCGGGAGCGCGACCCTCACCGCCTACGTGTACGGGGACGACGCCGTGAAGATCCAGGAAGCGGCGGTGAAGGAGTTCAACAAGACCTCCGACGTCAAGGTCAAGCTCGTCCCCGTCCCCGGCACCGACTACGTCAACAAGCTCCGCAGCGCCATGGGCTCCCCGAGCGCCCCCGACATCTTCTACAACTGGGGCGGCGGCTCCATCAAGCCGTACGTCGATGCCAAGCAGGTGGTCGACCTCACATCGACGATCAAGAACGACCCCACGCTCAAGGACGGCTTCCTTCCGTCGATCGTCGCCGCGGGCAGCCTCGACGGGAAGATGTACGGCATCCCGATGCGCGGCATGCAGCCCGTGATGCTCTTCTACAACAAGACCCTCTTCGCGCAGAACAAGCTCCAGCCCCCCACGACCTGGGAGGACATGCAGAAGGCCATCACCGTCTTCAAGGGCAAGGGCATCACGCCGTTCGCCCTCGGCGGCTCCGACAAGTGGCCCGAGCTGATGTGGATGGAGTACCTCCTCGACCGGATCGGCGGGCCCGAGGTCTTCGGCAGGATCCAGGGCGGCGACAGCTCCGGCTGGGGCGACCCCGCCGTCCTCAAGGCGGCGCGGACGGTCAGGGAACTCGTCGACGGCGGTGCGTTCGGCAAGAACTTCAACTCAGTCGACTACGGCAACGGAGGCGCCCCCACCCTGCTCAACAAGGGCAAGGCCGCCATGCACCTGATGGGCTCGTGGGAGTACTCGACCCAGCTCGGCAAGGCGCCCGCGTTCGCCAGGAAGGACCTCGGCTGGACCGCCTTCCCGACGGTGGCCGGTGGCGTCGGTGACCCGGCGGACGTGGTCGGCAACCCCACCAACTACTGGTCCGTCAACACCCGGACCAAGCACAAGGACGCGGCCATAGCGTTCCTGAAGACCATGGCCGCCGAGTCCTACAGCAAGGCCCTGGTCGACAACGGCGACATCCCGACCACGTCGAACGCCGCCTCGACGCTGGACTCCTCACCCAACCCGCAGTTCGCGCACGACCAGTACACGATGGTCCAGAAGGCACCGAGCTTCACGCTCTCCTGGGACCAGGCGCTGGAGTCGCAGATCGCCACCCCGCTGCTCACCGAGATCAGCAAGCTGTTCGCCGGCAAGTCGACCCCCGAGCAGTTCGTCACCGCGATGAAGGCCGTCAAGTAG